The Iamia majanohamensis genome window below encodes:
- a CDS encoding glycosyltransferase family 4 protein yields the protein MGDIAAAAGLQRVHLIAWRDLDDVEAGGSEVHAATVARLWAEAGLDVLMRTSWAQGHPNHGRRDGYEVVRKAGRYQVFPRTALAEVRKTYGRPDGLVEIWNGMPFFSPLWATVPRVVVLHHVHADMWKMVLPPNLARVGDTVERRVAPLIYRRSRMITLSPSSKEEMVELGFRPERIDVVPPGIDPRFTPGGTLAARPLVVGAGRLAPVKRFDRLIRAAAEARRTTPDLELVIAGTGPLKGELEELIAGLDAQEWVTLVGRVSDEELLDLYRRAWVIASSSVREGWNMTLTEAAACGTPAVATRIAGHVDAVADGQGGLLADDDAELAAHLAAVTSDPDLRARLSAGARAHVARFTWEATARSILTALAEEAERWRDRPWRAWRRG from the coding sequence ATGGGCGACATCGCCGCCGCGGCCGGCCTCCAACGGGTGCACCTCATCGCCTGGCGCGACCTCGACGACGTCGAGGCCGGCGGCTCCGAGGTGCACGCCGCCACCGTGGCCCGCCTCTGGGCCGAGGCCGGCCTCGACGTCCTTATGCGCACGTCGTGGGCCCAGGGCCACCCCAACCACGGCCGGCGCGACGGCTACGAGGTGGTACGCAAGGCCGGTCGCTACCAGGTGTTCCCGCGCACCGCCCTGGCCGAGGTGCGCAAGACCTACGGCCGCCCCGACGGCCTGGTCGAGATCTGGAACGGCATGCCGTTCTTCTCCCCCCTGTGGGCCACCGTGCCCCGGGTCGTCGTCCTCCACCACGTCCACGCCGACATGTGGAAGATGGTGCTGCCGCCCAACCTGGCCCGGGTGGGCGACACCGTCGAGCGGCGCGTCGCCCCGCTCATCTACCGGCGCAGCCGCATGATCACCCTCTCGCCGTCCTCCAAGGAGGAGATGGTCGAGCTGGGCTTCCGGCCCGAGCGCATCGACGTGGTCCCGCCCGGCATCGACCCCCGGTTCACCCCCGGCGGCACCCTCGCGGCGCGACCCCTCGTCGTGGGCGCCGGGCGGCTGGCCCCGGTGAAGCGCTTCGACCGGCTCATCCGCGCCGCCGCCGAGGCCCGCCGCACCACCCCGGACCTGGAGCTGGTCATCGCCGGCACCGGCCCGCTCAAGGGGGAGCTGGAGGAGCTCATCGCCGGCCTCGACGCCCAGGAGTGGGTGACCCTGGTCGGACGGGTGAGCGACGAGGAGCTGCTCGACCTCTACCGGCGGGCCTGGGTCATCGCCTCCTCCTCGGTCCGCGAGGGGTGGAACATGACCCTCACCGAGGCGGCCGCCTGCGGCACCCCGGCGGTGGCCACCCGCATCGCCGGCCACGTCGACGCGGTGGCCGACGGCCAGGGCGGCCTGCTGGCCGACGACGACGCCGAGCTGGCCGCCCACCTGGCCGCGGTGACCTCAGACCCCGACCTGCGGGCCCGGCTGTCCGCCGGCGCCCGCGCCCACGTGGCCCGCTTCACCTGGGAGGCCACGGCCCGGTCGATCCTCACCGCCCTGGCCGAGGAGGCCGAGCGCTGGCGGGACCGGCCCTGGCGGGCCTGGCGCCGAGGGTGA